Proteins from a single region of Pseudomonas phenolilytica:
- a CDS encoding N-acetylmuramoyl-L-alanine amidase, whose translation MRIRALVSGLAVLLAAVQVFAATDVQSVRLWRAPDNTRLVFDLSGPVKHNVFTLEAPHRIVIDVTGATLKAQLDQLALQNTPVAALRAGQHDANTLRVVIDLKAPVAPKSFSLAPNQQYGHRLVVDLFDQGAAAPVAQVPANSAPAKPVPPVSPTLPAVKLPVSPGGKRDVVIAIDAGHGGEDPGAIGPGKIYEKTVVLQIAKELQRQINAEKGFRAELVRTGDYFIPLRKRTEIARQKGADLFVSVHADAAPRSSAYGASVFALSDRGATSETARWLADSENRSDLIGGAGNVSLDDKDQMLAGVLLDLSMTASLSSSLNVGQKVLSNMGRITPLHKRRVEQAGFMVLKSPDIPSILVETGFISNPSEARKLQTASHQQSLARSIHSGVRQFFHENPPPGTYVAWLRDAGKLAIGPREHVVRSGESLALLAERYQVSLTSLRSANQLRNDTIKVGQTLSIPATTLASQP comes from the coding sequence ATGCGCATACGCGCGCTGGTTAGCGGTTTGGCGGTCCTGCTGGCTGCCGTGCAGGTTTTTGCCGCCACCGACGTGCAAAGCGTGCGTCTGTGGCGGGCACCGGACAATACGCGGCTGGTGTTCGACCTGTCGGGCCCGGTGAAGCACAACGTCTTCACGCTCGAGGCGCCACACCGCATCGTCATCGATGTCACCGGCGCTACGCTCAAAGCACAGCTCGACCAACTGGCACTGCAGAACACGCCGGTCGCCGCCTTGCGCGCCGGGCAGCACGACGCGAACACGCTGCGCGTGGTGATCGACCTTAAGGCGCCCGTCGCGCCCAAGAGCTTCAGCCTGGCGCCGAATCAGCAGTACGGGCATCGCTTGGTAGTCGACCTGTTCGACCAGGGCGCCGCCGCGCCCGTCGCCCAGGTTCCGGCCAACAGCGCACCGGCGAAACCGGTGCCGCCGGTGTCGCCGACGCTGCCCGCGGTCAAGCTGCCGGTGTCGCCGGGTGGCAAGCGTGACGTGGTCATTGCCATTGATGCCGGTCACGGCGGCGAGGACCCAGGTGCCATCGGTCCGGGCAAGATCTACGAGAAGACCGTGGTGCTGCAGATTGCCAAGGAACTGCAACGGCAGATCAATGCCGAGAAGGGCTTCCGTGCCGAGCTGGTACGCACCGGCGACTACTTCATTCCGCTGCGTAAGCGCACCGAAATTGCCCGCCAGAAGGGGGCTGACCTGTTCGTGTCGGTGCATGCCGACGCCGCGCCGCGCTCGTCGGCATACGGCGCTTCGGTCTTCGCCCTCTCCGACCGCGGCGCCACCTCCGAGACGGCACGCTGGCTGGCCGACAGCGAGAACCGTTCCGACCTGATCGGCGGTGCCGGCAACGTGAGTCTCGACGACAAGGATCAGATGCTTGCCGGCGTGCTGCTGGATCTGTCGATGACCGCCTCGCTGTCCTCCAGCCTCAACGTCGGGCAGAAGGTGCTGAGCAACATGGGCCGCATCACGCCGCTGCACAAGCGCCGCGTCGAACAGGCCGGTTTCATGGTGCTGAAATCGCCGGACATTCCCTCGATCCTGGTCGAGACCGGCTTCATTTCCAACCCGTCCGAGGCGCGCAAGCTGCAGACAGCCAGCCATCAGCAGTCGCTGGCGCGTTCGATCCACAGCGGCGTGCGGCAGTTCTTCCACGAAAATCCGCCGCCGGGCACCTATGTCGCCTGGCTGCGCGATGCCGGCAAGCTCGCCATCGGGCCGCGCGAGCATGTGGTGCGTTCCGGCGAGAGCCTGGCGCTGCTCGCCGAGCGCTATCAGGTCAGCCTGACCTCCCTGCGCAGCGCCAACCAGCTGCGCAACGACACCATCAAGGTCGGTCAGACGCTCAGCATCCCGGCCACCACGCTGGCCTCCCAGCCATGA
- the tsaE gene encoding tRNA (adenosine(37)-N6)-threonylcarbamoyltransferase complex ATPase subunit type 1 TsaE: MPEVTLYAEDESAMLALGARIAQATGGRGVIYLHGDLGAGKTTLSRGLIRGFGHEGKVKSPTFTLVEPYEIGDVRVFHFDLYRLVDPEELEFLGIRDYFEGSALCLVEWPERGAGVLPKTDLDITITPHGAGRTLRLSPRGERGDAWCVVLSAGNQ, translated from the coding sequence ATGCCTGAAGTGACGCTGTACGCCGAAGACGAGTCGGCCATGCTCGCCTTGGGCGCGCGGATCGCGCAGGCGACCGGTGGGCGCGGAGTGATCTATCTGCATGGCGATCTCGGCGCCGGCAAGACCACGCTGTCGCGCGGGCTGATCCGCGGCTTCGGCCACGAGGGCAAGGTCAAGAGTCCGACCTTCACCCTGGTCGAACCTTACGAGATTGGCGACGTGCGGGTGTTCCACTTCGATCTGTACCGCCTGGTCGATCCCGAGGAGCTGGAGTTTCTCGGTATTCGCGACTATTTCGAAGGGAGCGCGCTGTGCCTGGTCGAGTGGCCGGAACGCGGTGCCGGCGTTTTGCCAAAGACCGACCTTGACATTACCATTACGCCGCATGGGGCCGGCCGTACGCTGCGCCTGTCGCCGCGGGGCGAACGCGGTGACGCCTGGTGCGTCGTCCTGAGCGCCGGAAATCAATGA
- a CDS encoding NAD(P)H-hydrate dehydratase, which produces MTDSLPVALYTAAQVRELDARLIAAGTPGFELMQRAAHAAWRALRRRWLDAGAVTVLAGRGNNAGDGYLVAALAQRAGWQVRVLAVGDVQALQGDAAQALAEARACGVSIEPWHAAAALQGVLVDALLGTGISGAVREPFAGAIATINASGLPVLAIDLPSGLCADTGQVLGQAVRADLSVTFIGLKLGLFTADGPDRVGTLVFDDLQADPGIVAQVASEAVRLDHGSLARIAPRSPTAHKGSFGQVLVIGGDLGTGGAALLSAEAALRGGAGMVSLATRPEHVTASLVRRPEIMCSGVESTYSLTTLVERADVLVVGPGLGQAPWGRSLLSLAAQSGLPQVWDADALNLLAAGGVQLPTGCVITPHPGEAARLLQCTVAEVQGDRPVAARELARRYACVALLKGAGTLIAAPDGRLALCDRGHPAMASAGLGDVLAGLIGALLAQDLAPFDAACLGAWLHAAAGERLGEQGRGLAAADLIPVIRQLLEEQSPCLK; this is translated from the coding sequence ATGACCGATTCCCTGCCCGTCGCCCTGTACACCGCCGCCCAGGTGCGCGAACTCGATGCGCGCCTGATCGCTGCCGGCACTCCCGGTTTCGAGCTGATGCAGCGTGCCGCCCATGCCGCCTGGCGCGCCCTGCGTCGGCGCTGGCTGGATGCCGGGGCGGTCACCGTCCTGGCCGGGCGTGGCAACAATGCCGGCGACGGCTATCTCGTCGCAGCCTTGGCGCAGCGCGCCGGCTGGCAAGTCCGGGTGCTGGCGGTGGGGGATGTCCAGGCCTTGCAGGGCGATGCTGCGCAGGCGCTGGCCGAAGCGCGGGCGTGCGGCGTGAGCATCGAACCCTGGCATGCCGCGGCGGCATTGCAGGGCGTGCTGGTGGATGCATTGCTCGGAACGGGGATTTCCGGCGCGGTGCGTGAGCCCTTTGCCGGAGCCATCGCGACGATCAACGCTAGCGGCCTGCCGGTGCTGGCCATCGATCTGCCCAGCGGGCTCTGCGCCGATACCGGACAGGTGCTCGGGCAGGCAGTGCGTGCCGATCTGAGTGTCACCTTCATCGGCCTCAAGCTCGGCTTGTTCACCGCCGACGGCCCCGATCGCGTCGGTACGCTGGTGTTCGATGATCTGCAGGCCGATCCGGGAATCGTCGCGCAGGTGGCGAGCGAGGCCGTGCGCCTCGATCACGGCTCGCTGGCGCGGATCGCGCCCCGTTCGCCGACCGCGCACAAGGGCAGCTTCGGGCAGGTGCTGGTGATCGGTGGCGATCTGGGCACTGGCGGCGCGGCATTGCTCAGCGCCGAGGCAGCATTGCGTGGCGGCGCCGGCATGGTGAGCCTGGCGACCCGGCCGGAGCATGTCACCGCTTCGCTGGTGCGTCGTCCGGAGATCATGTGCAGCGGCGTGGAGTCGACCTACAGCCTGACGACGCTCGTCGAGCGCGCCGATGTGTTGGTGGTCGGCCCCGGGCTTGGTCAGGCCCCTTGGGGACGCAGCCTGCTGTCGCTGGCGGCGCAGAGCGGACTGCCGCAGGTGTGGGACGCCGATGCGCTGAACCTGCTGGCGGCCGGTGGCGTCCAACTGCCGACCGGCTGCGTGATCACGCCGCATCCGGGCGAGGCGGCGCGGTTGCTGCAATGTACGGTCGCCGAGGTACAGGGCGATCGTCCGGTGGCAGCGCGCGAACTGGCCCGGCGTTATGCCTGCGTGGCGCTGCTCAAGGGCGCTGGCACGCTGATCGCCGCGCCGGACGGACGGCTGGCGCTGTGCGACCGCGGCCATCCGGCGATGGCCAGTGCCGGCCTCGGCGATGTGCTGGCCGGGCTGATCGGCGCGCTGCTGGCGCAGGATCTCGCGCCCTTCGACGCGGCCTGCCTGGGCGCCTGGCTGCATGCTGCGGCCGGCGAGCGCCTTGGTGAGCAGGGCCGGGGGCTCGCCGCCGCCGATCTGATTCCCGTGATCCGTCAGTTGCTCGAGGAGCAGTCGCCATGCCTGAAGTGA